The Campylobacter concisus DNA window GTCAAATTTCTCTTTTATATATCTCTCAACGTCACTTTGTTTCAAATTTCACTCCAAAATTCCTTTAAAGAGCGCTCATTATCATAGTTGTGATGGCACATTACTCAACTCACAATCGTGATAACTTTTACTAAATTTGCTCTTTTCTACCTAGGCACAGCGTTTTATCTTTTAAATTTCGCCTCTATCTGCATAAAACCCCAAGTGCTTCTAGCCTCGCTAAGCTCCTTTTTGCTAAGCTCATCTATCATCATCTCTTCATTTTTACCAAGCCTATTTTTAACTTCACCAAACGGATTAATAAGCATCGAATCGCCGTAAAAGCTCCACTGCGTATCATCACTTTTGTGGCTTCCTACGCGGTTTACGCGCAGCACGTAGACGTTATTTGTAAAGGCCCTAACCTTTAAAAGCTCCTCCCAGCGTGCCTGCGAGAAAAATGTACAAGCCGTTGGTACGAGTACGATATCAACCTTTTTAGCACTCATATACGCCCAGCACACATCAAAGTGCGCCTCATAGCCAAACATGACGCCGACCTTAAATTTCTCGTAGGTAAAAATAGGCAAATTTAGCTCATCGCTTGTGTTATTAAAGAATTTCGCCTCATTCCAGTGAGCGTAAGGCATGAGAATTTGCTGATCATATAGCTTGACTTGGGTTGGGGTAAATTTGGCTAGACTTTTAAAAATTTCCTTGCCTTTTAGATTTACAATGGGTGCAACGATATTTAGATCATACTTTTTTGCCATTGCAAAAAGAGCCTCTTTTTTGCGCTCGCTTTGCTCTTTTATAAGGCTTTTTGGCATACTAATGAGCTCTTTAAAAAAGCTATTTAGCACATATTCGCCCAGCACAACAAGTCTTGCATTTTCGTCCGCACAAATTTTTAGATAATAATCAAGCCTTGCCTCGCTTAGCGGCTGCGTTGGTAGCTGAAGGGCACAAATTCTACTCATCATCCACCTGCTTTATGCTAAGTTTTGCATTTTCTAAAATTTCTCTTGCTTCATTTAAGAGCTTTTTGCCCTGCTCGTGCAGCTTTATGCTATTTTCTAGGCTCACATCATCTTTGTTTAGATCGTTTAAAATTTTATCTGCTAGGGCTAATTTTTCTTCAAAGCTTTGCTCTTTTTGCTCCATTTTCTATCCTTTTAATATATTTTTTATATATCCATCAAATTTTTCTATCTCGACCAAAAATGCGTCGTGGCCGTAGTTGCTATCTATCTCTACAAAATTTGTCTTCGACTCTCGCCCCATCTCGCAAAGTGCGTCATAAATTTCTCTCATGCAGCTTGGCGGAAAGAGTAGATCGCCCTTAAATGCGATTAGATGCAAATTTGCTTTTATTGGCGCAAGGGCGTCTTTTAGGTTGTCATAGTGTCTTGTACAGTCAAAGATGTTCATCATTTTTACGATGTATAGATAGCTTAACGGGTCAAACCTCTTTGGGAAGTTATAGCCGTTATACTCCATGTAGCGGTCCACCTGAAAGCGCCCAGAAAGCTCGTAAAGACCGTCTGTCTCCACGTAGTTTCGTCCAAATTTCTCATCCATACTATCAGGGCTTAAAAAGCTGATGTGCCCAGCCATCCTGCCAAAAGCCATGCCTTTTAGCCCATTTTTTCTTATAAATTCTGCGTCGTACTCGCCATTTTTGAAATTCTCATCGTTTAAAATAGCTTCGATGGCGATTTTGTTAAAAGCTATCGCCCATGGCTTGGTCTGATAGGTACTTGCTAGCATTACGATATCCTGCGCAAATTCTGGAAACTCGATAGCGTAGCAAAGTGCCTGCATACCGCCAAGACTGCCACCTATCACGGCTCTTGCCCTTGTGATGCCAAGCTCGCTAAATAACCTCATTTGCGCCTTTACCACATCACTTATGGCAAGGACTGGGAAATTTAGCCTATACTCTTTGCCACTGCTTCTATCCACACTTAGTGGTGAGGTAGAGCCAAAGCACGAGCCTAGGATATTTACGCAGATAACGTAAAATTTATCGGTATCAACCGCCTTTTTACTGCCTATTAGCCCGTCCCACCAGCCAGCTTTCTCATCACCTGCGTAGGTGCCAGCTGCGTGGTGCGAGCCAGTTAAGGCGTGACAGATCACGATAACGTTGCTTTTATCGGCATTTAACGTGCCGTAAGTCTCATAAATAAGCTTGAAATTTGATAGCATACGGCCACTCTCAAGATAGAGTGGCTCGTTAAATTTAATAGTTCTAGTTTGCAGATTTAACACTAATTAACTTTGTAGTTTGGTGCCTCGTGAGTGATAACTACGTCGTGGACGTGGCTCTCTTTTAGTCCTGCGCTTGTTATCTCGACAAATTCGGCTCTTTCTTGAAGAGTTGGGATATCTTTTGCGCCGACATAACCCATAGCGCTTCTTAGGCCGCCTATTAGCTGATGGATCACATCTTTTATACTGCCAGCAAATGGCACACGGCCTTCGATGCCCTCAGGCACAAGCTTGTCTTGAGCGGTGCCCTCTTGGAAGTAGCGATCAGAGCTACCCTTTGTCATAGCGCCGATCGACCCCATGCCGCGATATACTTTGTACTGGCGACCTTGGAATGTTATAAGTTCGCCTGGGCTCTCCTCGCAACCTGCAAGTAAGCTACCAGCCATAACGCAAGCTGCACCTGCTGCCAGGGCTTTTGCCACGTCGCCTGAGTATTTTAAACCACCATCTGCGATAACTGGGATGCCATATTTCGCTGCCTCGCTTGCGCAGTCATCAATGGCAGAAATTTGAGGCACACCAACACCAGCAACGATCCTTGTGGTACATATTGATCCTGGTCCAATGCCTACTTTTATGCCGTCCGCTCCTGCTTCTGCTAGGTCTTTTACAGCCGCTGGGTTTGCGATATTGCCAGCTACGACATCGACTTTAAAATTTGCTTTTACCTCTTTTAAAGTATCAATAATACCCTTTGAGTGACCGTGAGCTGAGTCGATGACTATGACGTCTACGCCAGCATCAACTAGTGCTTTAGCACGGTCAATCTGACCAACACCAATAGCCGCTGCTACGCGAAGTCTGCCGTAGCTATCTTTGTTTGCGTTTGGATACTCTTTGCGTTTTTTTAGATCTTTTATAGTGATAAGCCCATCAAGTCTGCCATCTTTATCGACGATAGGTAGCTTCTCAACTCTATTTTGAGAGAAAATTTTCTCCGCATCATCAAGCGTGCAACCCTTTGGTGCGGTGATAAGCGGTGCTTTTGTCATGCGGTCTTTTACCAAAGTGCTCATATTTGTCTCAAATCTCAAATCGCGATTTGTTAAAATTCCTATTAATTTACGGTCCTTATCGATGACTGGAACGCCTGAAATATGAAGATCTGACATAAGGCTTAGAGCTTCAGCCACGGTTGCTTCTGGATTTATAAAGATAGGATCGATGATGACGCCACTTTCGCTTTTTTTGACGCGTTTGACCTCTTTTGCTTGGCTTTCGATGTCCATGTTTTTGTGGATGACGCCGATACCGCCGAGCCTCGCCATCATGATAGCAGTTCTATGCTCAGTCACCGTATCCATCGCAGCAGAGACGATCGGGATATTTAGCGTGACATTTTTGCTGATCCTAGTTTTCACATCAACTTGCTTTGGCAAAATTTCAGAGTACTGCGGCACAAGAAGCACATCCTCAAATGTTAAAGCTCTCTTTACTATCTTCATATTTTTATCCTTTTATTAAATTTTCTAAGCTCTTGGCACCGTTTATCAAGGTCTGTTCGTTCCACGCTTTTGCGATGAGCTGGGCGCTCACGTTTAAATTTTGATCATCTTTGCCAACTGGCACA harbors:
- the guaB gene encoding IMP dehydrogenase, producing the protein MKIVKRALTFEDVLLVPQYSEILPKQVDVKTRISKNVTLNIPIVSAAMDTVTEHRTAIMMARLGGIGVIHKNMDIESQAKEVKRVKKSESGVIIDPIFINPEATVAEALSLMSDLHISGVPVIDKDRKLIGILTNRDLRFETNMSTLVKDRMTKAPLITAPKGCTLDDAEKIFSQNRVEKLPIVDKDGRLDGLITIKDLKKRKEYPNANKDSYGRLRVAAAIGVGQIDRAKALVDAGVDVIVIDSAHGHSKGIIDTLKEVKANFKVDVVAGNIANPAAVKDLAEAGADGIKVGIGPGSICTTRIVAGVGVPQISAIDDCASEAAKYGIPVIADGGLKYSGDVAKALAAGAACVMAGSLLAGCEESPGELITFQGRQYKVYRGMGSIGAMTKGSSDRYFQEGTAQDKLVPEGIEGRVPFAGSIKDVIHQLIGGLRSAMGYVGAKDIPTLQERAEFVEITSAGLKESHVHDVVITHEAPNYKVN
- the metX gene encoding homoserine O-acetyltransferase MetX, whose product is MLNLQTRTIKFNEPLYLESGRMLSNFKLIYETYGTLNADKSNVIVICHALTGSHHAAGTYAGDEKAGWWDGLIGSKKAVDTDKFYVICVNILGSCFGSTSPLSVDRSSGKEYRLNFPVLAISDVVKAQMRLFSELGITRARAVIGGSLGGMQALCYAIEFPEFAQDIVMLASTYQTKPWAIAFNKIAIEAILNDENFKNGEYDAEFIRKNGLKGMAFGRMAGHISFLSPDSMDEKFGRNYVETDGLYELSGRFQVDRYMEYNGYNFPKRFDPLSYLYIVKMMNIFDCTRHYDNLKDALAPIKANLHLIAFKGDLLFPPSCMREIYDALCEMGRESKTNFVEIDSNYGHDAFLVEIEKFDGYIKNILKG
- a CDS encoding carbon-nitrogen hydrolase family protein, whose translation is MSRICALQLPTQPLSEARLDYYLKICADENARLVVLGEYVLNSFFKELISMPKSLIKEQSERKKEALFAMAKKYDLNIVAPIVNLKGKEIFKSLAKFTPTQVKLYDQQILMPYAHWNEAKFFNNTSDELNLPIFTYEKFKVGVMFGYEAHFDVCWAYMSAKKVDIVLVPTACTFFSQARWEELLKVRAFTNNVYVLRVNRVGSHKSDDTQWSFYGDSMLINPFGEVKNRLGKNEEMMIDELSKKELSEARSTWGFMQIEAKFKR
- the xseB gene encoding exodeoxyribonuclease VII small subunit; this encodes MEQKEQSFEEKLALADKILNDLNKDDVSLENSIKLHEQGKKLLNEAREILENAKLSIKQVDDE